The genomic segment TAGGGAATATGCtttgtatttaattaatgaTTCTAGATATATTGTAGGGTAGTTTAACATATACATTGTATCTGCTCGTCTTTGTAAGTGATGTgttcaattatatataaactatgGTTAATGTCTATATTTGTTGAGGAAACTGTGTTACTGCCTATCTACATACATGacatacttataaaaaatgaCACTGTTACTTGCTTAGTTTTTAAATGTTATGTAGATAGTTCTTGGGCTTTATAGGTTCGTAGTTAATTTGTCTGCATTCAAATGGTCAAGTGGAGAAAGATATAACTTCTGGTTTTTCTGTGCTGATGATCGTATTACTTGTAACTGTCTCATGCAGTCTGGGTTTTGCCtgtaagtttaatttaaaagttgtttGTGGGTGAAAGGTTGTACTTGTAGTAGTATGTGTATGTACTAAGGTTCAAATTCTTTATCTTGATActccctctttttttttttcatattttggtTTTGGGTTAATTGGTATGTCCTGGATTCTTAATTTATCACTCATGAATCATTCACATATTTGTTTGCTTATTcactttatttaatatatatttcatccCAAGTATGTTACCTTTATACACTTTCTATTAGTCTGATTTTAACGTTTGATATTTTACATTGTCTGATTCTGTCCTTTGGCCCTTACATTTGGCAGGTATCGTGTACAGAGTGATAAAAAAGTTGCTGTCTGTAGCATACATCCATCAGAGCAAGCCACACTGCAATGCCTAGGTTGTGTTAAAGCCAAAATACCTCTTTCTAAGAGTTACCATTGCACCACAAAGTGTTTTTCAGATGCATGGCAGCATCATCGTGTCTTACATGATCGTGCTGCAAGTGCTCTTAATGAAAATGGAAATGAGGAGGAAGAGGTATTTGGGCGCTTTAATAGTACTGGGTCTGGGACAATCAATTCCAGCTTATCTGCTTCTGCTTCAAGTGCTAGCTTGACAAATGGGTCTGCAACAAATTTGTATCCAGCTGCTATTACACAAAGAAGTGGTGAAACTTGGTTTGAAGTTGGACGATCTAAGACTTATACCCCTACCGCTGATGATGTTGGTCATGTCCTTAAGTTTGAGTGTGTTGTAGTTGATGCCGAGACGAAACTGCCTTTGGGGCCTGTTAACACTATACTAACTTCACGTGTCATTCCTGCTCCTTCACCTATTCCACGCCGGCAGATACGTGTTGATGGAGTGGGGCATTTAGATGTTGATGCGAGAATGACAACTTCAGGAACTTTTACTGTTTTATCCTACAATATATTGTCTGAAGCATATGCCTCAAGTGACCTATACAATTACTGCCCTTCTTGGGCACTTTCTTGGCCATATCGCCGGCAAAATTTGTTACGAGAAATTGTTGGTTACCGTGCAGACATTATTTGTCTTCAGGAGGTACATGAGCATGTTCTTGCTTCTGATTTTGGTTGaataaacttgttttatttaCTTGGCACCTTAACTATTTATTTTGACGAGAATGGTGTTGAATTAACTGGCAGGGAAGTTAGAGTTGCAGTTACTACATACACACTTCTTGAAAAACTATggaagaaaattattaaaaaggatTTAGGGGTCTGTTGTTTGTTGTCTATAACCATAGAACATTGTGACATCATGTAATCCATATTGATGACCTACTTAATGGGAAAAGGGTTGGTTATTTATTtggtatttaaattaattatttcgcTTTGTTGGCATAATCTCTTTAGTTGATTCTTTTATTGTGAATTATTAAGTAACAGTAAACATTACCATAATTTCCATGCATGTGTATGTTTGCGGTTTTTCTCCTTATTTTTGGAGGGAGGGGTCTGTTATTCTGAAAATTTAAGTTCTAGTTCTTTATTCTCTTCTGATCTTAATATCCTCATAGCCAGCTTCGAAATTTTTGATTTCAATAGCTTCTGTATTAGCTAATGGACAACCTTTTTCCCCTCCAGGTTCAAAGCGATCATTatgatgaatttttttctcCTGAACTGGACAAACATGGCTATTATGGTCTTTACAAGAGAAAAACCAATGAGGTTGTTGCAATATTCTGGTCCTTGTGATcataaacttcaaaatattttatatgctaAACACTTTCTGTGGGCTACAGGTGTACAGTAGCAACACAAATACAATTGATGGTTGTGCAACATTTTTCCGCAGAGACAGATTTTCACATGTGAAGAAATATGAGGTTGGACATTGATTTTGCACATGGCTGTTCAGTTATGTTTCTATACACATTAGAATGATGTGTGCTTGCCTGCAGGTTGAATTTAACAAGGCTGCACAGTCTTTGACAGAGGCTACAATTCCAACCACTCAGAAAAAAAGTGCCTTGAACAGACTGGTTAAGGTGGCTTATTTTGTGAAAGATTACATTTCACTTTTTATGTtcagaaggaaaaaaaattattgtctCGTATAATTGTTACTTACCAAGTTTTTTTTGTATTAGGATAATGTTGCACTAATTGTTGTTCTAGAAGCAAAAGTTAACAATCAACCTTTTGATAATCCTGGGAAAAGGCAGCTTCTTTGTGTGGTAAGCTCTTTCGTGTACAATgatgtgtattttttatttgacattttcTTTCATTGCTTATTGCATTTGTTTATTGTTCCCCAGTTTCCTGGTTGTTACTGCATTCAGGAATTTTTCATCTGGTGACCATTTTGTATAGTACGGGTCCTGGAAGTTCCCTCATGCCCTTTTTCCATCATTACTATATAAATACTACCCAACTACCATTTTTTACGCATGTCATTTGGTGATGCATTGGGGGGACCCACTCTTTTACTTTCATCTCCtcttctgttttattttattttttttccattgagcaaaagaaaaatatcttattctggtagttataaaaataaaatagatgaaGTTAATGGGTAATTTTCTTGAAACCATAATTTTGATCTTCCTCTATGATAGATATGCTATCTCTCCCATGTACCTACCCCCTTTTAGATCTATGTTGAACTACTTTTATAGGGATTCTACTTGTAACTCCTAATACATATTTCTTGTGAACTTTAGGCAAACACACATGTAAATGTCCCCCAAGATTTAAAGGATGTGAAAATCTGGCAGGTATAATTATTTTCTAGTCTGTTCttatcaagaagattgtttTGGACATTACTCTATCTAATTGTTTTCTCTCCTATTTTAGGTTCACACTCTCTTAAAAGGGTTGGAAAAAATAGCTGCAAGCGCAGACATTCCAATGTTGGTTTGTGGAGATTTTAATTCAGTTCCGGGAAGGTTTGATGAATACTTTCctttatactttttcttttgtttttttattttggaaggatattgtatttataatggTTAATCTGAACTTTGTTGCAGTGCTCCTCATGCACTTCTTGCAATGGGGAAAGTAGACCCTTCACATCCCGATTTAGCAGTTGACCCACTTAACATTTTACGTCCTCACAGCAAGTTGGTTCATCAGTTACCACTGGTAATTTGTTGGACTGCATCCCATTATGGAATGGGATATTCAAAATTTGCTCGTTTACTTATTTTAGTTCTGTTTTTTGTATCATTTGTTCCATTGAATATGCTGTTCGTGTCATAAATTTAGGTCAGTGCATACTCATCTTTTGCGAGAACAGTTAGCCTTGGATATGATCAGCATAAAAGGAGACTGGACAGTGGAACAAATGAACCTTTATTCACAAATGTCACTAGAGATTTTATCGGCACtctagattatatattttacacaGGTGGGCATGTTGTATATCATTTTGCTAAATTTAAAGTCTATATATTAGTCACCTTTTTATGAAGCGATATGACTTGTGGTTTCAGCGGATTCTTTAGTTGTGGAGTCATTATTGGAGTTACTGGACGAGGAGAGTTTGAGGAAGGACACTGCACTTCCTTCACCTGAATGGTCCTCAGATCACATAGCTCTCTTAGCTGAGTTCCGCTGCTGCAAGAATAAATCTAGGCGTTGACGTTTAAGGTAGTTGCCATCCTCTGCCTCCACCCCTTCCACAAGCATGTAGCATACTTGATTAGTTATTATTGAAGAAGATTAATGTCATGAACTTTCTTTGGGTGCTTGGTTCCTTTAAAGTGTAAAGGCTGTCAAGTCTCCTGTTTATTAGCAGAAAAAATGGTGATAGGGTTGTGTCATTTAGAGTGAGGGTTGGGAAGAAGGATGTAATGGATGAAAATAATGAGAGGTGGTGGAACTAGGTAGTAATTTACAATTTTGAATTATCAGAGAGAGGACATTTGCTGTCAGTGTCCTAAAATTGCAAACAAACCGTGTAGCACCCATGTAATGCCACCGTGTATCTGACTCCTTAGAATGCTGTTTTAACATTGACATTGAGGAATTTCTTGTATAGGCAGCCTTTGAATTTGTATGTTCCCTTGTCAACTTGTTAAAGATGCTCGCATGAGCAACATGCGTATTATTCTGCGGCAGCCCTGCAAAGAAATGTTAACTGTCATGAAGACAGACATTGTCATGATATTAGGAGCTACTCTGTGTTCTGAGATTATTCACACTAGTATGCTCGGGGGCATAAGATGGTTTTAAACATGGTTTAAGAGTAAAAGAATGTTAAGTACTGATTGAACAAATTTGTTGTCTTTTCCTGTCTATTTCACATCCTGCTCCAGTATGACATTGGTTAGAGTTTGGGTGTATTGTTTGCATGCTTTTCAAggattgtttaattttttttttttgatgatCACTTCCATTCCTTGTAGGTCAGTTTCAGACATACATAAAGAAAAAGGCTCAAAGAAGCATTTGGTTGGTAAgttttttgtaaaaatggtAGATCATGCCTGTCTTTTTCAGGTATCTCCATGTGGGGATTATAGCAATGATCTGCTGTGTATCATCATGTCACCTTTATCT from the Vigna angularis cultivar LongXiaoDou No.4 chromosome 3, ASM1680809v1, whole genome shotgun sequence genome contains:
- the LOC108318707 gene encoding carbon catabolite repressor protein 4 homolog 1, producing the protein MLSVVRVHLPSEIPIVGCELTPYVLLRRPDKTISTDDVSEIAPLDGHFLRYKWYRVQSDKKVAVCSIHPSEQATLQCLGCVKAKIPLSKSYHCTTKCFSDAWQHHRVLHDRAASALNENGNEEEEVFGRFNSTGSGTINSSLSASASSASLTNGSATNLYPAAITQRSGETWFEVGRSKTYTPTADDVGHVLKFECVVVDAETKLPLGPVNTILTSRVIPAPSPIPRRQIRVDGVGHLDVDARMTTSGTFTVLSYNILSEAYASSDLYNYCPSWALSWPYRRQNLLREIVGYRADIICLQEVQSDHYDEFFSPELDKHGYYGLYKRKTNEVYSSNTNTIDGCATFFRRDRFSHVKKYEVEFNKAAQSLTEATIPTTQKKSALNRLVKDNVALIVVLEAKVNNQPFDNPGKRQLLCVANTHVNVPQDLKDVKIWQVHTLLKGLEKIAASADIPMLVCGDFNSVPGSAPHALLAMGKVDPSHPDLAVDPLNILRPHSKLVHQLPLVSAYSSFARTVSLGYDQHKRRLDSGTNEPLFTNVTRDFIGTLDYIFYTADSLVVESLLELLDEESLRKDTALPSPEWSSDHIALLAEFRCCKNKSRR